The following are encoded in a window of Nibricoccus aquaticus genomic DNA:
- a CDS encoding adenosylcobinamide amidohydrolase — protein sequence MSEFFSDVPVFESSFAAVTRRGRHVVVALREPALVMSTCAWNGGTRSDVRFLVNHQSCEGAKDQARADLINGLGPVGYQAHVCAELGLKPEETAVMGTAANMQYLGVATRTWADLSVTAIVTAGVSGNAGSAGDPAHYDEVNGAWVKTSEKAETCELRRDGSDVALKPAGVAHGTINTLLLFSSPLNATALARAVVTMTEAKTSALLELAIGSKYSTRLATGTGTDQYALATPQSGATLRTWTGQHTKAGKLIGDAVRAATLEALRWQNGLEASYTRSIFHALGRFGVKEAVLKELIAKRFSSDEFELFVANWQAVIHEPQVSAAAYAIAAVLDRVQFGTLGSSVAHEALLNQAALLAVGLAAKAEAFAEVRGALATKAFFSRRGEGREGAEAWVASRVVTEIVAAAMVAGWRLKWRRVDGVMSPKHGDGDATYLGGRG from the coding sequence CGCGGGCGTCATGTCGTGGTGGCGTTGAGGGAGCCGGCGTTGGTGATGAGCACATGCGCGTGGAATGGCGGGACGCGGAGCGATGTGCGGTTTTTGGTGAATCACCAGAGCTGCGAAGGGGCGAAGGATCAGGCGCGGGCGGATTTGATCAACGGGCTGGGGCCGGTGGGCTATCAGGCGCATGTGTGCGCGGAGCTGGGATTGAAGCCGGAGGAAACGGCGGTGATGGGGACGGCGGCGAACATGCAGTATCTTGGTGTGGCGACGCGCACGTGGGCGGATTTGTCGGTGACGGCGATCGTGACTGCGGGTGTGAGCGGCAACGCGGGAAGCGCGGGCGATCCGGCGCATTACGACGAGGTGAATGGTGCGTGGGTGAAGACGTCGGAGAAGGCGGAGACGTGTGAGTTGCGACGTGATGGATCTGATGTGGCGTTGAAGCCTGCGGGCGTGGCGCACGGCACGATCAACACGCTGCTGTTGTTTTCGTCGCCGCTGAATGCGACGGCGCTGGCGCGGGCGGTGGTGACGATGACGGAGGCGAAGACGAGTGCTTTGCTGGAGCTGGCCATCGGGAGCAAATATTCTACGCGGCTGGCGACGGGTACGGGCACGGATCAGTATGCGCTGGCGACGCCGCAGAGTGGGGCGACGCTTCGCACGTGGACGGGGCAGCATACGAAGGCGGGAAAGTTGATCGGGGATGCAGTGCGGGCGGCGACGCTGGAGGCGTTGCGCTGGCAGAATGGGTTGGAGGCGAGTTACACGCGGTCGATTTTCCACGCGCTGGGACGGTTTGGTGTGAAGGAGGCGGTGTTAAAGGAGCTGATCGCAAAACGGTTTTCTAGTGATGAGTTCGAGCTGTTCGTGGCGAACTGGCAGGCGGTGATTCATGAGCCGCAGGTTTCGGCGGCGGCGTATGCGATCGCGGCGGTGCTGGATCGCGTGCAGTTCGGGACGCTTGGGAGTTCTGTCGCGCATGAGGCGTTGCTGAATCAGGCGGCGTTGCTGGCGGTCGGGCTCGCGGCGAAAGCGGAGGCGTTTGCGGAGGTGCGCGGCGCGCTGGCGACGAAAGCGTTTTTTTCGCGAAGGGGCGAAGGGCGCGAAGGGGCGGAGGCGTGGGTGGCGAGTAGAGTGGTGACGGAGATCGTCGCTGCGGCGATGGTCGCGGGGTGGCGGTTGAAGTGGAGACGAGTGGATGGTGTGATGTCGCCTAAGCACGGTGATGGTGATGCGACTTATCTTGGAGGACGCGGATGA
- the cbiB gene encoding adenosylcobinamide-phosphate synthase CbiB: MNVVLQTLDAVTGFFEPRFLLWAAIGLGLDALIGDPVFRWHPIRLLGNLLSAYERVLFRVGANGYAGGVILFLLLIAMVVPVCVALLGGAAAVHPWVLDVVAGVVLWACFALRDLIAHGERVARAVKRDDAESARTAIAMLVGRDTDKMDARACGRAAVESLSENLVDGVLSPLVYAVAFGPLGAVVFKIVSTMDSMVGYKTERYLRFGWCGARLDDVANFLWARWSAVLISGLGAVVPGCSARKAWRAAVAGHALVPGPNSGWPEAATAGAIQRRLIGPIYKNGVLVADVWLGDPGDPAGADAGDLRLTYVLVVLATLVTFAAGAGVSRMLHPEFFSL; this comes from the coding sequence ATGAACGTGGTGCTGCAGACGCTTGATGCGGTGACTGGATTTTTTGAGCCGCGGTTTTTGCTGTGGGCAGCGATCGGGCTGGGGCTGGATGCGTTGATTGGCGATCCGGTGTTTCGGTGGCATCCGATACGGTTGCTCGGGAATTTGCTGAGTGCGTATGAGCGGGTGTTATTTCGCGTGGGTGCGAATGGGTATGCGGGTGGAGTGATCTTGTTTTTGCTGCTGATCGCGATGGTGGTGCCGGTGTGTGTGGCGTTACTTGGGGGAGCTGCGGCGGTGCATCCGTGGGTGCTGGATGTGGTGGCGGGGGTGGTGTTGTGGGCGTGTTTTGCGCTGCGGGATTTGATCGCGCACGGTGAACGCGTTGCGCGGGCGGTGAAGAGGGACGATGCAGAGAGTGCGCGGACGGCGATTGCGATGTTGGTGGGGCGCGATACGGACAAGATGGATGCGCGGGCGTGTGGGCGCGCTGCGGTGGAGAGCTTGAGCGAGAACCTCGTTGATGGCGTGTTGTCGCCTCTGGTTTATGCGGTGGCGTTTGGGCCGCTGGGAGCGGTGGTGTTCAAAATCGTGAGCACGATGGACAGCATGGTGGGTTATAAGACCGAGCGTTATCTGCGCTTTGGGTGGTGCGGGGCGCGGCTGGATGATGTGGCGAATTTTCTCTGGGCGCGTTGGAGCGCGGTGTTGATCAGCGGTCTCGGTGCGGTCGTGCCGGGGTGCTCGGCGCGCAAGGCTTGGCGAGCGGCGGTTGCGGGGCATGCGCTGGTGCCGGGGCCGAATAGCGGCTGGCCCGAGGCCGCGACGGCGGGGGCGATTCAGCGGCGGTTGATCGGGCCGATTTATAAGAACGGCGTGCTCGTCGCGGATGTGTGGCTGGGCGATCCGGGCGATCCGGCGGGGGCGGACGCGGGCGATCTGCGGCTCACTTATGTGTTGGTTGTGCTGGCGACGCTGGTCACGTTTGCGGCGGGCGCGGGCGTCTCGCGAATGCTGCATCCTGAATTTTTCTCACTGTGA